Proteins encoded together in one Otariodibacter oris window:
- a CDS encoding nucleobase:cation symporter-2 family protein, translating to MQKLLYSINDKPPFGLTLLLAAQHLLAALGGIIAVPLVIGNVLKLPAEDTIVLVNAALLVSGVVTIIQSRGIGIIGLRLPSVMGTSFTFVAAALAIGFNEGVSGILGASLVGSLVMIIGSFFMPYVRKLFPPVVTGVVVMIIGLSLIPVAVDWFAGGQKTDPNYADPANLAMATFVLVIVVVLVQWGKGIFAAAAIVIGIMVGYVVALALGWIDFSNVENANLFALPQPFHFGLSFPISGIIGMSIAYLVTIVESSGNFLALGNATNTEITGKHLRGGVLCDGLGSAFAAIMSTTPFSSFSQNIGVISLTGVASRYVVTTMGVLLVLAGLFPVLGALVVSIPMPVLGGAGLMMFAMIITAGIQMLDKVERSKRNGLIMAISIGCGLAVTTRPELLHKLPEFLQEILGSGITVGSLLALILNLVLPHEKAEVKEK from the coding sequence ATGCAAAAACTTCTTTATTCCATTAATGATAAACCACCTTTTGGGCTTACATTACTGTTAGCAGCTCAACATCTTCTTGCCGCTTTAGGTGGAATTATTGCCGTACCACTTGTCATTGGGAATGTATTAAAACTCCCTGCGGAAGACACTATCGTATTAGTTAATGCAGCATTATTGGTCTCTGGTGTGGTGACCATTATTCAAAGCCGAGGTATTGGTATTATCGGTTTACGCTTACCTAGCGTAATGGGAACAAGTTTTACTTTCGTAGCTGCTGCTTTGGCCATTGGTTTCAATGAAGGTGTATCGGGTATTTTAGGTGCTTCTCTTGTCGGCTCTTTAGTGATGATTATCGGTAGTTTCTTCATGCCGTATGTTCGAAAATTATTCCCACCTGTTGTGACGGGTGTGGTTGTGATGATCATTGGTTTAAGTTTAATTCCTGTTGCTGTGGATTGGTTCGCAGGTGGACAAAAAACAGATCCGAATTATGCTGATCCTGCTAATCTTGCTATGGCAACCTTTGTGCTTGTTATCGTCGTTGTGCTTGTACAATGGGGAAAAGGGATTTTCGCAGCCGCAGCTATCGTTATTGGTATCATGGTCGGTTACGTTGTTGCTTTAGCACTTGGTTGGATCGATTTTTCTAATGTGGAAAATGCGAATTTATTTGCTCTACCTCAACCGTTCCATTTCGGCTTAAGTTTCCCTATTTCCGGCATCATTGGTATGAGTATTGCTTACTTAGTAACGATTGTTGAATCTAGCGGAAACTTTCTCGCACTCGGCAATGCAACTAATACAGAGATCACAGGTAAACATTTAAGAGGTGGGGTGTTATGTGATGGTTTAGGTTCAGCTTTTGCGGCGATTATGTCCACGACACCATTCTCTTCATTCTCACAAAATATCGGTGTAATTTCACTTACTGGCGTAGCAAGCCGTTATGTTGTGACAACAATGGGAGTATTGCTTGTTCTTGCAGGATTATTCCCAGTACTAGGAGCATTAGTTGTTTCAATTCCAATGCCAGTGTTGGGTGGTGCAGGGTTAATGATGTTTGCTATGATCATCACAGCCGGAATTCAAATGTTAGATAAAGTAGAACGTAGCAAACGTAATGGATTAATTATGGCTATTTCTATTGGTTGTGGCTTAGCGGTAACCACTCGCCCTGAATTACTTCATAAACTCCCTGAGTTTTTACAAGAAATTTTAGGTTCAGGAATTACGGTAGGTTCATTACTTGCATTAATCTTAAATTTAGTTTTACCTCACGAAAAAGCGGAAGTAAAAGAAAAATAA
- the hflK gene encoding FtsH protease activity modulator HflK, protein MSWNESGNQQDPWGKPGQKKPEQENKGSDQQPEQEPKGKQTGQQPPDLEEVFNNLLKKLGRNGGNGSNGNNRGNQGPSQFLSFGKILPIAVVIGAVIWAGSGFYTIQEAERGVVTRFGKLNEIVLPGLNWKPTFVDKVIPVNIERVMELKTNGSMLTQDENMVLVEMTVQYRVDDPAKYLFSVNNPDDSLKQATDSALRYVIGHMTMDDVLTTGRAVVRERTWTELNNIIKTYDMGLLVTDVNFQYARPPEEVKAAFDDAIKAQEDEQRLIREAEAYARGQEPIARGRAQRILEQASAYKEQVVLNAEGEVNRFIQLLPEYKASPEILKERLYIQAIENVMKNTPKLMMDGASSNNLTVLPIDKLMQQSSGNGESDASAQSQQSVPQPMPAQRSTPVRTEPVPPRPVQEVEPVRKGRF, encoded by the coding sequence ATGTCGTGGAATGAATCAGGCAATCAGCAAGATCCTTGGGGTAAACCAGGGCAGAAAAAGCCTGAACAGGAAAACAAAGGCTCGGATCAGCAACCAGAGCAAGAGCCAAAAGGAAAGCAAACTGGACAACAACCACCTGATTTAGAAGAAGTGTTTAATAATTTATTAAAAAAATTAGGTCGTAATGGAGGCAATGGTTCGAACGGTAACAATCGTGGTAATCAAGGTCCTTCACAATTTTTATCATTTGGAAAAATTTTGCCAATAGCTGTTGTGATTGGTGCAGTTATTTGGGCTGGATCGGGTTTTTATACTATCCAAGAGGCTGAAAGAGGTGTTGTTACTCGTTTTGGTAAGCTCAATGAGATCGTTTTACCAGGTTTAAACTGGAAACCTACTTTTGTAGATAAAGTGATCCCAGTGAATATTGAACGAGTTATGGAATTAAAAACGAATGGTTCAATGTTAACCCAAGATGAAAATATGGTACTTGTTGAAATGACAGTACAGTATAGAGTCGATGATCCTGCTAAATATTTATTTAGTGTTAATAATCCAGATGACAGTTTAAAACAAGCAACAGATAGTGCTTTACGCTATGTTATTGGTCATATGACAATGGATGATGTATTAACAACAGGACGTGCAGTTGTAAGAGAAAGAACTTGGACTGAGTTAAATAATATTATTAAAACGTATGATATGGGTTTACTTGTTACAGACGTGAACTTCCAATATGCACGACCGCCAGAAGAAGTGAAAGCTGCCTTTGATGATGCAATTAAAGCACAAGAAGATGAACAACGTTTAATTCGAGAAGCAGAAGCTTATGCTCGAGGTCAAGAGCCTATTGCTCGTGGACGTGCTCAACGCATTCTTGAACAAGCTAGTGCATACAAAGAGCAAGTTGTATTGAATGCCGAAGGGGAAGTAAATCGATTTATTCAATTACTCCCAGAATATAAGGCATCGCCAGAAATTCTAAAAGAACGTTTGTATATTCAAGCGATAGAAAACGTAATGAAGAATACGCCTAAATTGATGATGGATGGCGCAAGTAGTAATAATCTTACGGTATTACCGATTGATAAATTGATGCAACAATCATCAGGTAATGGGGAATCAGACGCGTCTGCACAATCACAGCAATCTGTGCCACAGCCGATGCCTGCCCAAAGAAGTACTCCTGTACGAACAGAGCCTGTACCACCTAGACCTGTTCAAGAAGTTGAACCTGTACGTAAAGGGAGATTTTAA
- the hflC gene encoding protease modulator HflC, protein MRRFLLPIIIVVAFILFQLIIVVQEGQRGIMLRFNKVQRDADNKVVVYEPGLHFKIPFVEQLKVLDARIQTLDGQEDRFVTVEKKDLLVDSYVKWKISDFGQFYTSTGGDYLKASDLLRRKVNDRLRSEIGSRTIKDIVSGSRGELMAGAQKSLNTGEDGAERLGIEVVDVRVKQINLPNEVSSSIYQRMQAERAAVAREHRSQGEEKAEFIRAEVDKKVTLILATANKTSDELRGAGDAEAAKIYADAFNQEPEFYSFVRSLKAYEASFAEGKNNLMILKPDSGFFRFMKAPTE, encoded by the coding sequence ATGCGTAGATTTTTATTACCTATTATCATTGTGGTTGCATTTATTCTGTTTCAATTAATTATTGTTGTACAGGAAGGGCAACGTGGGATCATGTTACGATTTAATAAAGTACAACGTGATGCTGACAATAAAGTTGTAGTATATGAGCCAGGTTTGCACTTTAAAATTCCTTTTGTGGAACAGTTAAAAGTATTAGATGCTCGTATCCAAACATTAGATGGACAAGAAGATCGCTTTGTTACTGTTGAGAAGAAAGACTTATTAGTTGATTCTTACGTAAAATGGAAAATCAGCGATTTTGGACAATTTTATACCTCAACAGGTGGCGATTACTTAAAAGCATCTGACCTTCTTCGTCGTAAGGTGAATGACCGCTTGCGTTCAGAAATCGGTTCTCGCACGATTAAAGATATTGTTTCAGGTTCGCGTGGTGAATTGATGGCAGGCGCACAGAAATCATTAAATACAGGTGAAGATGGTGCTGAACGTTTAGGTATTGAAGTGGTAGATGTTCGTGTTAAACAAATTAATTTACCAAACGAAGTTTCTTCATCTATTTACCAACGTATGCAAGCTGAACGTGCTGCAGTTGCTCGTGAACACCGTTCACAAGGTGAAGAAAAAGCTGAGTTTATTCGAGCTGAGGTTGATAAAAAAGTTACATTAATTCTTGCAACAGCAAATAAAACTTCCGATGAACTTCGTGGGGCTGGTGATGCAGAGGCTGCTAAAATTTATGCGGATGCATTTAATCAAGAACCAGAGTTTTATAGTTTTGTGCGTAGCTTAAAAGCTTATGAGGCAAGCTTTGCCGAAGGTAAGAATAACTTAATGATATTAAAACCAGATAGCGGATTCTTCCGCTTTATGAAAGCACCTACAGAATAG
- a CDS encoding adenylosuccinate synthase, which translates to MGKSVAVLGAQWGDEGKGKIVDLLTDRAKYVVRYQGGHNAGHTLIINGEKTVLRLIPSGILRDNVTCLIGNGVVLSPTALMQEMGELESRGINVRDRLKISEACPLILPYHVAMDHARESALGKNKIGTTGRGIGPAYEDKVARRGLRVSDLFNREVFAEKLKKILEYYNFQLVHYYKVEPVDYQKTLDEIFAIADIITGMVADITTLLHKARENGDNILFEGAQGTMLDIDHGTYPFVTSSNTTAGGVATGSGFGPRNLDYVLGIIKAYCTRVGSGPFTTELFDDIGTEIARKGNEFGAVTGRPRRCGWFDAVAVRRAIQINSISGFCMTKLDVLDGFDELKICVAYKMPNGEIVEYAPMAAADWEGVEPIYETLPGWSENTFRVTSLDDLPQNAINYIKRIEEVLGVPVDILSTGPDRVETMILSDPFAE; encoded by the coding sequence ATGGGTAAAAGTGTTGCTGTACTTGGCGCTCAGTGGGGCGATGAGGGCAAAGGTAAAATTGTAGATTTATTAACGGATCGTGCTAAATATGTGGTTCGTTATCAGGGTGGCCATAATGCAGGTCATACTCTAATTATTAATGGGGAAAAAACAGTTTTACGTTTAATTCCATCCGGTATTTTACGTGATAATGTGACTTGCTTGATTGGTAATGGTGTTGTACTTTCACCAACGGCATTAATGCAAGAAATGGGAGAGTTAGAGTCTCGCGGTATTAACGTACGTGATCGCTTAAAAATTTCTGAGGCGTGTCCGTTAATTTTACCTTACCACGTTGCTATGGATCACGCTCGCGAATCTGCATTAGGTAAGAATAAAATCGGTACGACTGGTCGTGGTATCGGTCCAGCTTACGAAGATAAAGTCGCTCGCCGTGGATTACGTGTTAGCGATTTATTTAATCGTGAAGTGTTTGCAGAAAAACTTAAAAAAATTCTAGAGTATTACAATTTCCAACTTGTTCACTACTACAAAGTTGAGCCTGTTGATTATCAAAAAACATTAGATGAAATTTTTGCGATTGCAGATATCATCACAGGTATGGTTGCTGATATTACGACTCTTCTACATAAAGCTCGTGAAAACGGTGACAATATTCTATTTGAAGGTGCTCAAGGTACAATGTTAGATATTGACCATGGTACTTATCCGTTCGTTACTAGCTCAAATACTACTGCTGGTGGTGTTGCGACAGGTTCAGGTTTTGGTCCTCGTAATTTAGATTACGTATTGGGTATCATTAAAGCCTATTGTACTCGTGTTGGATCGGGTCCATTTACGACCGAATTATTCGATGATATAGGTACAGAAATTGCACGTAAAGGGAATGAATTTGGTGCAGTAACAGGACGACCTCGTCGTTGTGGATGGTTTGATGCTGTTGCAGTTCGTCGTGCAATCCAAATTAACTCTATTTCAGGTTTCTGTATGACGAAGTTAGATGTATTAGATGGGTTTGATGAGCTAAAAATCTGTGTTGCTTATAAAATGCCAAATGGTGAAATTGTTGAATATGCACCAATGGCTGCAGCAGATTGGGAAGGTGTTGAGCCAATTTATGAAACATTACCTGGTTGGTCTGAAAATACTTTCCGCGTAACTTCACTGGATGATTTACCACAAAATGCGATTAACTATATTAAACGCATTGAAGAAGTGTTAGGTGTTCCAGTTGATATTCTTTCAACTGGTCCAGATCGTGTTGAAACAATGATTTTAAGCGATCCATTTGCTGAGTAG
- a CDS encoding aldehyde dehydrogenase family protein yields the protein MASQNHAQHWINGEWVNTGKTRETTNPSTGEVLGTYVKGGKEEAELAIKAAQEAFANTDWKTNRELRHQVLLEMAEAFEARKKDLATMIATENGKLFAEASFETEFVKPGLYFSAATIYTDYGRAAEWGAGKYSMLVKEPVGVVGISTPWNSPLALLIRSLAPALAAGCTTVLKMPDQTALTNGLIAEILASVKSLPKGVINMVTGGHEVLEPLVTHPEVPVISFTGSTSTGRALQKESAPYLKRLSLELGGKTPLIVFDDADIDALIPKAVKALTVFSGQFCMTGSRILVQKGVADEVRKRLSEELAKVKVGPAMDPQYDMGALIDMRSVERVNGMVEDAIAKGAKALVRGGPYTEGELTKGAFYRPTLLEVNDSQADIVQSEVFGPVLVLEEFETEREAVEKANATEYGLAASIWTRDVDRPLRVAREIEAGTIWINDWVVMRDEFEEGGYKQSGVGRQRGMTSINEYLEVKHIVLQPGVINQ from the coding sequence ATGGCATCACAAAATCATGCACAACATTGGATTAACGGTGAATGGGTTAATACAGGCAAAACTCGTGAAACAACTAACCCTTCTACAGGTGAAGTACTTGGTACCTACGTTAAAGGTGGTAAAGAAGAAGCAGAATTAGCAATTAAAGCAGCACAAGAAGCATTTGCTAATACAGATTGGAAAACCAATCGTGAACTACGCCATCAAGTTTTATTAGAAATGGCAGAAGCTTTTGAAGCACGTAAAAAAGACTTAGCGACAATGATCGCTACAGAGAATGGTAAGTTGTTTGCAGAAGCAAGTTTTGAAACAGAATTCGTAAAACCTGGTTTATATTTTTCTGCTGCAACAATCTATACAGATTATGGACGTGCTGCAGAATGGGGAGCAGGTAAATACTCTATGTTAGTTAAAGAGCCTGTTGGTGTAGTTGGTATCAGTACACCTTGGAACTCACCACTTGCATTATTAATTCGTTCATTAGCACCTGCTTTAGCAGCTGGTTGTACAACTGTATTAAAAATGCCAGATCAAACTGCTTTAACTAATGGTTTAATCGCTGAAATTCTAGCTAGTGTAAAATCATTACCAAAAGGCGTAATTAATATGGTAACAGGTGGTCATGAAGTTTTAGAACCTTTAGTTACTCACCCTGAGGTTCCTGTTATCAGCTTCACAGGAAGCACTAGTACTGGACGTGCATTACAAAAAGAAAGTGCTCCATATCTCAAACGCCTTAGCTTAGAACTTGGCGGAAAAACACCATTAATCGTATTTGATGATGCGGATATTGATGCGTTAATTCCTAAAGCGGTGAAAGCATTAACTGTATTCTCAGGCCAATTCTGTATGACAGGTAGCCGTATTTTAGTACAAAAAGGTGTTGCGGACGAAGTGCGTAAACGCTTATCAGAAGAGTTAGCTAAAGTAAAAGTTGGCCCTGCAATGGATCCTCAATATGACATGGGGGCTTTAATTGACATGCGAAGCGTTGAACGTGTTAATGGTATGGTAGAAGATGCGATTGCAAAAGGTGCAAAAGCATTAGTTCGTGGAGGTCCTTACACTGAAGGCGAATTAACTAAAGGTGCATTCTATCGTCCTACATTATTAGAAGTTAACGATAGCCAAGCAGATATAGTTCAATCAGAAGTTTTTGGTCCTGTATTAGTGCTAGAAGAATTTGAAACAGAACGTGAAGCTGTTGAAAAAGCGAATGCAACTGAATACGGTTTAGCTGCAAGTATTTGGACAAGAGATGTTGATCGTCCATTACGTGTTGCTCGTGAAATTGAAGCTGGTACAATCTGGATTAATGATTGGGTTGTTATGCGTGATGAATTTGAAGAAGGTGGCTACAAACAAAGTGGAGTAGGCCGTCAACGCGGTATGACAAGTATCAATGAATATCTAGAAGTGAAACACATTGTGTTACAACCAGGTGTTATCAATCAATAA
- a CDS encoding metal-dependent hydrolase, whose translation MKIRFLGQNCFLFNYNNKLILSDPFYNFQKDKSGFDINAQKVDYVLITHAHEDHITDVEEVLQVHPDATIIGQPEVCGYFNHVKQVDLNIGGSYQIGDLKIAMVSATHTSSFPDGRYGGVPAGYVFQFPNKNLYLAGDTGLNKDMEYLTPIFGEITTAILPIGGHYTLDANLASFAAKKLIKTQKVIACHFDTFPPIAINHQEAKEVFAANDIELILPKVGEEIQF comes from the coding sequence ATGAAAATTAGATTTTTAGGACAAAACTGTTTTTTATTTAACTATAACAATAAATTAATTTTATCAGACCCTTTTTATAACTTTCAAAAGGATAAATCAGGTTTTGATATCAATGCTCAGAAAGTTGATTATGTATTGATTACTCACGCTCACGAAGACCATATCACAGATGTAGAAGAAGTTTTACAGGTTCATCCGGATGCTACAATCATAGGTCAGCCCGAAGTTTGTGGCTATTTTAATCATGTGAAGCAAGTCGATTTAAACATAGGTGGTTCTTATCAAATTGGTGATTTAAAAATCGCAATGGTCAGTGCAACCCATACAAGTTCTTTTCCTGATGGTAGATATGGTGGTGTACCGGCAGGTTATGTATTTCAGTTCCCGAATAAAAATTTATATTTAGCGGGAGATACTGGATTAAATAAAGATATGGAATACTTAACGCCTATCTTTGGAGAAATTACAACAGCAATATTGCCAATTGGTGGGCATTATACATTAGATGCTAACTTAGCAAGTTTTGCAGCCAAAAAGTTAATAAAAACCCAAAAAGTCATTGCTTGTCATTTTGATACATTTCCGCCAATAGCAATCAATCATCAAGAAGCAAAAGAAGTTTTTGCTGCAAATGATATTGAACTCATTTTACCAAAAGTAGGAGAAGAAATTCAGTTTTAA
- the fabB gene encoding beta-ketoacyl-ACP synthase I has translation MKRVVITGLGVISSIGNNKEEVLDSLRNGKSGIEFVPSFQEIGMRSQIAGTIKLNPAELIERKIYRFMGDAAAYAYLSMKEAIEDSGLTEDQVSNDRTGLVIGAGTGSAHSQLVACDAVRGPRGVKAIGPYAVTKTMASSVSACLATPYKIRGVNYSISSACATSAHCIGHAMELIQLGKQDIVFAGGAEELSWECATEFDGMGAVSTKYNDTPEKASRAYDANRDGFVIAGGGAVVVVEELGHALARGAKIYAEIVGYGATSDGYDMVAPSGEGAVRCMRQALASVDGEIEYINVHGTSTPVGDVKELEAIREVFPDETPAISSTKSMTGHSLGAAGAQEAIYSLLMLDNGFIAPSINIETLDEKAQGMNIVTERQDKPLKTVMSNSFGFGGTNASLVFQKYTG, from the coding sequence ATGAAGAGAGTTGTTATTACAGGATTAGGGGTTATTTCCAGTATTGGTAATAATAAAGAGGAAGTTTTAGATTCCTTACGTAATGGAAAATCAGGTATAGAGTTTGTCCCATCTTTCCAAGAAATTGGAATGCGTAGCCAGATAGCCGGCACAATTAAATTAAATCCAGCAGAGCTTATAGAGCGTAAAATTTATCGTTTCATGGGAGATGCTGCAGCTTATGCTTATCTTTCAATGAAAGAAGCAATTGAAGATTCTGGATTGACAGAAGATCAAGTGTCGAATGATCGTACTGGATTAGTAATTGGTGCGGGAACAGGATCTGCTCATAGTCAACTGGTAGCTTGTGATGCTGTTCGTGGGCCACGAGGTGTTAAAGCTATTGGACCTTATGCTGTAACAAAAACTATGGCATCAAGTGTTTCAGCATGTTTGGCAACTCCTTATAAAATTCGTGGTGTGAATTATAGTATTAGTTCTGCTTGTGCAACATCTGCGCATTGTATTGGTCATGCGATGGAACTTATTCAATTAGGCAAACAAGATATTGTTTTTGCTGGTGGAGCAGAAGAACTTTCTTGGGAATGTGCAACAGAATTTGATGGTATGGGGGCTGTTTCAACAAAATATAATGATACGCCAGAAAAAGCTTCACGTGCTTATGATGCAAACCGTGATGGTTTCGTAATTGCGGGTGGTGGTGCAGTAGTTGTTGTTGAAGAATTAGGACATGCATTAGCACGTGGTGCAAAAATTTATGCAGAAATTGTTGGCTATGGTGCTACATCAGATGGGTATGATATGGTTGCACCGAGTGGTGAAGGTGCGGTGCGTTGTATGAGACAAGCTCTTGCAAGTGTTGATGGTGAGATTGAATATATTAACGTACATGGTACATCCACTCCAGTTGGTGATGTAAAAGAGTTAGAGGCAATTCGTGAAGTATTCCCTGATGAAACACCGGCAATTTCATCAACAAAATCTATGACAGGCCACTCTTTGGGGGCTGCTGGGGCTCAAGAAGCAATTTATTCATTACTAATGTTAGATAATGGCTTTATTGCACCAAGTATTAATATTGAGACCCTAGATGAAAAAGCACAAGGGATGAATATTGTGACTGAGCGTCAAGATAAACCATTAAAAACAGTGATGTCTAATAGTTTTGGATTTGGTGGAACAAATGCATCTTTAGTCTTCCAAAAATATACGGGATAA
- a CDS encoding AI-2E family transporter, translated as MQTSSSTFRILLTIAAIVIILAGIKMATEIVIPFLLSLFIAIICSPIVKSMTDRKIPLWLAIALLFVLFAIGFTFLSGLINSTIKEFTASIPSYKILLSERISLLLDFAKQWNIPIDISEDSIMNELDPSRIMNFVSRLLLSFSGVVTDIFVLLLVVVFMLFEAPTAKHRLAVALSGNEDTELKENNINRVLEGVISYLGVKTIVSLLTAACIWVMLVLLDVQYAVLWATLSFLLNYIPNIGSILAGVPIIVQALLLNGFSIGFGVAIGIILINMVIGNVLEPKMMGRKLGLSTLVVFLSLLFWGWILGTVGMLLSVPLTMALKIALESSTTTVRYALLLGDVSEERLTLHDKS; from the coding sequence ATGCAAACATCAAGTTCTACTTTTCGTATTTTATTAACAATAGCTGCCATTGTGATTATTCTTGCGGGAATAAAAATGGCTACTGAAATTGTTATTCCTTTTTTACTTTCCTTATTTATTGCCATTATTTGTTCTCCGATTGTGAAATCAATGACAGATAGAAAAATCCCTCTTTGGCTTGCGATTGCATTACTTTTTGTCTTGTTTGCCATAGGTTTTACATTCTTGTCAGGGCTCATTAACAGTACGATCAAGGAATTTACCGCCTCTATTCCTTCTTATAAGATTTTATTGTCTGAGCGTATTTCATTATTGTTGGATTTTGCAAAGCAATGGAATATACCTATTGATATATCAGAAGATTCCATTATGAATGAACTTGATCCAAGCAGAATTATGAATTTTGTCAGTCGTTTATTACTGAGTTTTTCTGGAGTGGTTACTGATATTTTTGTTTTATTACTTGTTGTTGTCTTTATGTTATTTGAAGCACCGACCGCTAAGCACCGATTAGCCGTTGCATTAAGTGGTAATGAAGATACTGAGTTAAAAGAAAATAATATCAATAGAGTATTAGAAGGTGTGATTAGCTATCTTGGTGTAAAAACAATAGTAAGCTTATTAACCGCAGCTTGTATTTGGGTTATGTTGGTACTTCTTGATGTCCAATACGCAGTGCTATGGGCAACACTGAGTTTTCTTTTAAATTATATTCCTAATATAGGCTCAATTCTTGCGGGTGTACCCATTATTGTACAAGCTCTTTTATTGAATGGATTTTCTATTGGATTTGGCGTGGCAATTGGGATTATCCTTATTAATATGGTTATAGGAAATGTATTAGAGCCTAAAATGATGGGACGAAAACTTGGGCTGTCAACGTTAGTTGTATTTTTATCATTATTATTTTGGGGATGGATTTTGGGGACAGTCGGAATGTTATTGTCTGTTCCTCTCACAATGGCATTAAAAATTGCTTTAGAATCAAGCACAACCACAGTACGTTATGCATTATTACTAGGAGATGTTTCAGAAGAAAGGCTGACATTGCATGATAAATCTTAG
- a CDS encoding glutathione S-transferase family protein: MGLLVDGKWEDKWYDTSATGGRFQRDISRFRNWVTADGSAGPSGVGGFKAEPNRYHLYVSLACPWAHRTLIYRKLKGLEDMISVSVVNPYMASHGWTFDDGEGVVADPIFNAKYLHEIYTAAKSDYSGRVTVPVLWDKKTNTIVSNESSEIIRMFNSAFDGIGANPVNFLPAELVKEVDELNEFIYPNINNGVYRSGFATTQEAYEEAVVQLFNALDKIEERLSTRRYLTGSQITEADWRLFTTLVRFDPVYVGHFKCNIKRIVDYPNLWGYLRDLYQVPGVADTVNMDHIKKHYYQSHDTINPTGVVPVGPDIDFTTSHGREKLSA, encoded by the coding sequence ATGGGATTATTAGTTGATGGTAAATGGGAAGATAAGTGGTATGACACATCTGCAACAGGTGGACGCTTTCAAAGAGATATTTCAAGATTCAGAAATTGGGTAACTGCTGATGGTAGTGCTGGTCCAAGTGGTGTAGGTGGTTTTAAAGCAGAACCTAACCGTTATCATTTATATGTTTCTTTAGCTTGTCCTTGGGCCCATCGCACATTAATTTATCGTAAATTAAAAGGCCTCGAAGATATGATTTCTGTTTCTGTGGTTAATCCTTATATGGCTAGCCATGGTTGGACTTTTGATGATGGTGAAGGTGTTGTTGCTGATCCAATTTTTAATGCAAAATATTTACACGAAATCTATACGGCCGCAAAATCAGATTATAGTGGACGTGTTACAGTTCCTGTTTTATGGGATAAGAAAACAAACACAATCGTGAGTAATGAATCATCTGAAATTATTCGTATGTTCAATTCTGCATTTGATGGTATCGGTGCAAATCCTGTTAATTTCTTACCTGCAGAATTAGTGAAAGAAGTTGATGAATTAAATGAATTTATCTATCCAAATATTAACAATGGGGTATATCGTTCAGGTTTTGCTACAACACAAGAAGCATACGAAGAAGCTGTAGTTCAGTTATTCAATGCATTAGATAAAATTGAAGAGCGTTTATCTACTCGCCGTTACTTAACAGGTAGCCAAATTACTGAAGCAGACTGGCGTTTATTTACAACCTTAGTACGTTTCGATCCTGTATATGTAGGACATTTCAAATGTAACATTAAACGTATTGTTGATTATCCAAATCTTTGGGGATATTTACGTGACTTATATCAAGTACCAGGTGTTGCTGATACTGTAAATATGGATCATATTAAGAAACACTATTATCAAAGTCACGATACGATCAACCCTACTGGTGTTGTACCAGTTGGTCCAGATATTGACTTTACTACATCACATGGTCGTGAAAAATTATCTGCATAA